A segment of the Lycium ferocissimum isolate CSIRO_LF1 chromosome 10, AGI_CSIRO_Lferr_CH_V1, whole genome shotgun sequence genome:
GATTCCTTGATCCGCGTTCAGCCCAAACATATAAGCCCATTTATATATCTTTGACCAATGTGAAATGAAAGAGAAGTCATGTTACTGGATGAATGGAGTAACCATTTTTGGTTCTAGATGCACCTTTTTGTGAGCCAACCAACTAAAATACGAATTAAGGGCATAATAACTTTTTTCTCGTACAGAACATACTCACTATTTGTTGGAGATGATAACTCCATTAATGgtttagaagagaagaaagctttagaaaagaagaagaggttGTGTTTGTCATTAGTGATTTTTGGCTGTTGTTGTTGAACTTTTGATGATTTGTGACCAAGAAAGCAGCCTCAGATGTATGAGCTGCAACATGCACCTCTCTCTGCTTCTCATCTTGCATGAGCAGAGAATAGGCATGTCCAATTGAGGGAAGTGGATCCATCATGAGAATGTTACTTTTAACCCCTGAATATGCATCATTAAGACCCATTAGAAACTGTATTAATCTACCATCTTGATGCGACTTAATAGTTTTGGTCTTTCCTCCACAAATGCAGTTACAGGAACAGTGATCAAAAGTGTTTAGAGCATCTAATTCATCCCATATTTTCTTTACTTTAGTGAAATAACCAGCTATGTCATTAGAACCTTGAACAACATCATTAAGTTCTTTTTGTAACCGGTACAATTTAGCTCCATTACACTGTCCAAACCTAGTTGCTAAATCTTTCCATATTTCTCTTGCAGTTCTAGAGTAAAGCACAGATTGAGTAATGTCCTTTGAAAGTGAGTTAAGGATCCATGATATGACCATATCATTGCACCTACACCAAGATTGATGTTGTGCAGATGATGGATCAGGTTCAGTAAGGTTACCATCTATCATTCCAAGTTTATTCTTGGCTGATAAAGCTATGATGATGGCCCTACTCCAACCTGCATACCCCTTACCATCAAAAACTGAATTCACCAATTGCATACCTGGTGAATCAGATGGGTGAAGGTAATAGGGGTTTGAAATATCAGCAGTTGTGTTATTCACAACCTGCTTTGAAGTGTTACCTTCATTTGTTTGATTTGCATTCTCAGTCATGGTAAAGGCTGAGAATTACAAGTGATAAAATAgtgaagcaaaaacaaaaacaaaagaaagtaacagtgaagcaaaaaaaaaaaaaaaaaacaaaaaaacaaaggaaaatgttccttaatgctctgataccacgtaggaattctaaataaaataatatgagAAATTTTCTTGTGTGTATTTCATCATCTGTATTAGGGTATATatacaaagcaagaaagaaaaagatgcTTCTATTCTAACTAACTAGCCAGCTGTCCTATACATCACTATCACTAAATATTCCTCTACAATGTAAAAAAGGACATAATAGGAAGATTAGGTACAATATTTACTAGGtatattgttacaccccgtacctcggagaagcactggttaaatttgaatgtaagtcTGTCGAGttatggctaggtaaaacaactttggattgtgaggaacgaagcattattaaatatattatttaagtaaatgatgaattatgatcttgtaagtcgtaaccgggaaggacaaccctggaaccaaaggacatgaccattatcaagtatgattaatgataaatatcatatatggaGGGTTTCGGAAGATTTCAGgatcaaacaaatcgaagaaaagaagtttgacgaaaatttggaaaaagttgataggattttggatagaattttgggtcaactttggagaggtatatctccATGTATATTAGGAGATTTAacgtgtttcaaaatcctaaaatgaagttcgtcgagtctagtttccagcaCAACAacccgctcatcgataggacatcgagtagagaattatggacgttacaagttaggctgacagagcagaaacaaCACTGCTATAGTGCTGCTACAATATTGCTACAGTGCTGCCGACTCTTAGCCActataaaagggttaaaaacccCATTTTCTCCACCATAATCTTCTAAAacattccagaaaattcagcaagctTGAGAgcttatatatcacataaaagtgaggattttgagcaaATTTCAAGTTAcagagtattaatcgaggtccggacaGCGTGTAGTCACGATTATAATTTCGTTttgtgttggagttggcttggaaacaaagtaaatattgaagatcttgcTACTTTAGTaaagataaggtatgaatcattgaatctctctctttattaacgttgatttaagaatatttacaagaataaaagttatagtttgttgtgttgatgttgttggcttatgaaTTGAGGTGTGAagagagttttggatgaaaatatacatatttatcttgtagaatattgagaatatttttggtatttgggagttggtaagtagatgatataggggagatcttttgcccaaattttcgtaacccaaattaatcttcaataattagtgcttataagttgatggaaatatgatgaaagtatgattaaagatgtatttctcaatatataggttcgggtgaagggcaaGCATCGGTGTAAGGAattctttaagtggtggcttgacggataaggtatgtaaggtgttcgtttccctctttctttggcacgaatccaactagaataTAAACACGAACATTCCATAACAAATTCACTCCATTCCCATgctttgtatttcaaatcttaatgtcttgttattttattgattcttaaaatattattttatttatcatcatcaattaCTTCTTTGGactcgatacgaattccataagTTATTCAGAGGCTAcagaccttatgtcactccgaaaggccaaGGTCAGATCATTGACTTCTCatgtgtgtgtacatatatatatatatatatatattgcactattttactacaccgtgccgcgctatagtcggccggcaTGGCGCGTAGATGCGCACGCCCTTGCGATGctggcatgttatgatattgccccggacgcgggctaatgatgataacaccgagccttaatggccggacatgattttacacatataacaccgagccttacgGCCGGGCATGGATACTATCTgttacgtgtatatatatatatatatatatatatatatatatatatatatatatataagcatacaAATGATTTTATCATGCATTGTATCTCGTGCTACTTCCAGATGTTCAGTTTTCTTTTGCCTTATTAATGTTACTTATatcttaattatgttgttactctcctgccttacatactcaggtTGCAGGCTCCGATAGAGTTATTGAGGAGCAACCGCAGTAGGATTTTCCAGCTTCAGCGGTGTtagcaagtgccactactccggGCTTGCTATATTTTGGTACTTTTCGGTTAGTATAATTTATGTTCATAtgtatactcttagaggctcatggaCATAGTGGgatatgtaaatattatgtatggccttgtcggccttgttttgggttcttgatattttctgatagccttgccggctttatgatatacgatATGTaatggcgaccttgtcggtccgcatatgtacatatgtgttgAATTATCAGATATTTCTacgttgggccttttctgcgtacaggtgttctttgagttatggtatGTGATGTTCAAAGTAACTGTTAAGTCATGTGATTTTCGGCCTACGGgccggagcccgtcatactcctcgttgggggtgtgacaaattagtATCGGAGAGCGAGTTCGATCTAGGGATGTCCATGAGCCGTGTCCAAAAGAGAGTCCTAGTTATCGATATGTCGTGCACCATATCTGTgtagaggctacagggcatttaggaagacacttttctttctatcttagatcgtgcgatagagccagagtctaggggAGATCGTTTCTGACCCCTTTTTCCTGTAGGTAAGTGCAGATTGacgaaagatgaagagatcagcctcGGACAGCGGGGGTGCTAAGAGGCCCCCAGTAGATCCAAGACCCTAGGCTCTAGGACCGGCGGGGAGAGGAGCCTCGGCTATTCCATTGAGACCCGATCCTCGGAGGACCCGGCGACGATTCCTCCCGAGTTTTTGACTTCCGGGAGGAGAGGACCCCCCCTCGTGGGATACAGACACGAACGCGTCCGAGGGTTCTTcgggacaccggaggaggagatccCCGAGGCCGCACCACCTCGCCCCGTGGCGCAGCATTACGTCCGCCTACCCCGTGAGAGTGTTACGGATTGACATTAGCCCTTTATCCCGGCCGTCGGCAGAAACCAGGAGTTGCCCAATTATCCATATCCCTTGGACTCAcatgagagagatgatgaaggccagacgagcaGATGGTGGGTAGACAATGAAGAAGAGCACACTTCACtttatagtccaccagatcagactaggGACCGATCGACTACAGGTATACCAGTCtttattggagattcctatgtATATGCATTTGCTATAAATTATTACTTAATAGCGATGAGTAGAAATCCTAAAGGgaccgataaccaagtatttataagtaatggcgaccaaggtgttttcgccaccattgggaatcttgaaATCTAGGACGGGATGTAGGTAGTATACACATAGACAAAGAAAGGTGAATAtatgaggattgaaaaggccaaaatagtatTTGTgtagtcagaagagtaagaaaTCCTTTCtgattcggagggagatgcattacgagaatgttttggaatctgttaaaacttcaacttgctctagattatgtgatgaaggtcatgcagtAAGGTGtgtgcgatcataccagcactgacgcaccggatttcattagagtttcaaggttaagcgtgctggggtgagagaaatactaggatgggtgacccctgggaagtgtactaagagtcctacAAAGTCAGACATAAGAGGCAGATGGGacctaagggaaattggagtatgcgaAGTGGTTGGAAACTCTAAAAGATCGCAAAGaatgaggcggactagaccggcaaagagaaagaaggtgcatcacagctttaGAATTAGGATATGTTTGAAAAGTATTCGTAAGTACTTTGTAAGCGAGgcgttagaaaatatatatgtatgtgtatgatatcccatatgtgGCTGTATcaacgggtatgtgtatcccagcaaccgacgttgcggtatattgaaggcattaatcgaacagggtagtgaagttcaagtgacaaacgTTACCAGGTAAGCtgatgttattttcactacaggttaggtTTGGAAAGTTCTAATGCAATGACATccgggaaaggaagaaagtgagtatatggaaggtaaggagatcaaaatgtcgacaaaaaaaaatgtaaggaacaagggtgagtgaagcttccaagagagacgacgggcaaagcacgggactatttggataaaattcgaaggtaggcaattgaaagggataaagtgtggtGGTGTggaacaaaagatgaatgtgtGGGGTTAGAGAATAGACTTCGATAAGTGGGTCTAAAGGATCGTGACCACactaggaatgtgaagtaagagaaagaatgatcaggccttgcaacgatgctaagagattttCAACTctcgaaaggtatataaaggaataagtgtgtagtcatattgacacggttgcctcgggcatggagaagctttcctaaaggatgacttaagaatagaacggatttgcacatttaaaggaatatttcatgaacttcagggTCGATACTATAAAATAACAAGAGGAGAAGGGCGCTCAAGGAGGAAGGAACCCAAGGAAGGTTAGGGATGAAAGTAGGGAAGGTACACTAATGGGCTGAGCGAAGGAAgaggagagaagagaaaagaaaaattgggcaatcaccaaggacaagcGAGAGGATAATAAATTAGTAAGCTAACCGGAAGGTAGTACATCAATAAATTAGGATGAGGATAAAGAACGTCgagattcgatcatagaggaaACGAAGAATGTATAGGAAATATTCGTCAGTATGGACTAGCCTTGGCGGAAAGGTGAAGGGAGAAGAAGAGTATATTGCATCGGAAGAACTAGgatgcaaataagtagtcaaggaaaatttcGAGGCtaggtaagaaaaaaaattgatagtggaagtggaagagtgtagcatattaactTTCAATGGTACGGTAAACGTAACTGATAAGAAGAATTATGGAGAGACGAGGGATAAAAAGGGAGGTGTGACCAAAAAGTTTCGTAAAATGTTTTGATGGGTTCCAATGTCCCCGTTAACCTATAGAAAATCACAAAAGGTAGAAGTAGGATAAGAATGGAGTAAACACTT
Coding sequences within it:
- the LOC132034768 gene encoding uncharacterized protein LOC132034768; translated protein: MTENANQTNEGNTSKQVVNNTTADISNPYYLHPSDSPGMQLVNSVFDGKGYAGWSRAIIIALSAKNKLGMIDGNLTEPDPSSAQHQSWCRCNDMVISWILNSLSKDITQSVLYSRTAREIWKDLATRFGQCNGAKLYRLQKELNDVVQGSNDIAGYFTKVKKIWDELDALNTFDHCSCNCICGGKTKTIKSHQDGRLIQFLMGLNDAYSGVKSNILMMDPLPSIGHAYSLLMQDEKQREVHVAAHTSEAAFLVTNHQKFNNNSQKSLMTNTTSSSFLKLSSLLNH